In a single window of the Vicugna pacos chromosome 8, VicPac4, whole genome shotgun sequence genome:
- the HTR1E gene encoding 5-hydroxytryptamine receptor 1E → MNITNCTTEASVAGRPKTITEKMLISMTLVIITTLTMLLNSAVIMAICTTKKLHQPANYLICSLAVTDLLVAVLVMPLSIMYIVMDSWKLGYFTCEVWLSVDMTCCTCSILHLCVIALDRYWAITNAIEYARKRTAKRAVLMILTVWTISIFISMPPLFWRSHRRLSPRHSQCTIQHDHVIYTIYSTFGAFYIPLTLILILYYRIYHAAKSLYQKRGSSRHLSNRSTDSQNSFASCKLTQTFCVSDFSTSDPTTEFEKIHTSIRIPPFDNDLDHPGERQQISSTRERKAARILGLILGAFILSWLPFFIKELIVGLSIYTVSSEVADFLTWLGYVNSLINPLLYTSFNEDFKLAFKKLIRCREHT, encoded by the coding sequence ATGAACATCACTAACTGTACCACAGAAGCCAGTGTGGCTGGCAGACCCAAGACCATCACTGAGAAGATGCTCATTTCCATGACTCTAGTGATCATCACCACCCTGACCATGCTGCTAAACTCCGCCGTGATCATGGCCATCTGTACCACCAAGAAGCTCCACCAGCCTGCCAACTACCTGATCTGTTCTCTGGCCGTGACGGACCTCCTGGTGGCCGTGCTCGTCATGCCCCTGAGCATCATGTACATTGTCATGGACAGCTGGAAGCTAGGGTACTTCACCTGCGAGGTATGGCTCAGCGTGGACATGACCTGCTGCACCTGCTCCATCCTTCATCTCTGTGTGATTGCCCTAGACAGGTACTGGGCCATCACCAACGCCATTGAGTATGCCAGGAAGAGAACCGCCAAGAGGGCTGTACTGATGATCCTCACCGTCTGGACCATCTCCATCTTCATCTCCATGCCTCCTCTGTTCTGGAGGAGCCACCGCCGGCTCAGCCCGCGCCATAGTCAGTGCACCATCCAGCACGATCACGTCATCTACACCATTTACTCCACATTTGGGGCATTCTATATCCCCTTGACTTTGATACTGATTCTCTATTACCGGATTTACCACGCAGCCAAGAGCCTTTACCAGAAAAGAGGCTCAAGCCGGCACTTAAGCAACAGAAGCACGGATAGCCAAAATTCATTCGCCAGCTGTAAACTGACACAGActttctgtgtgtctgacttctcCACGTCGGACCCTACCACAGAGTTTGAAAAGATCCACACCTCCATCAGGATCCCTCCCTTTGACAATGACCTAGATCACCCGGGAGAGCGCCAGCAAATCTCGAGTACCAGGGAGCGCAAGGCAGCGCGCATCCTGGGGCTGATCTTGGGTGCGTTCATCCTGTCCTGGCTACCGTTCTTCATCAAAGAGCTGATTGTAGGTCTGAGTATCTACACCGTGTCCTCTGAAGTGGCCGATTTTTTGACATGGCTTGGTTATGTTAATTCTCTGATCAACCCGCTGCTCTACACAAGTTTTAATGAAGACTTTAAGCTGGCTTTTAAAAAGCTTATCAGGTGCCGAGAACATACTTAG